From a region of the Panicum virgatum strain AP13 chromosome 2K, P.virgatum_v5, whole genome shotgun sequence genome:
- the LOC120668487 gene encoding uncharacterized protein LOC120668487 isoform X2, with protein sequence MAAAPSPSPLLSCSRSPLRSSSSRPQVNRGAPSTAAAAARSPVARAMVAASGLALQRAAAPCPARTRAGLRPAFLRFVPPVALPPQQLRCCASTVGDGVVSAEASKPRLPRVVVMGSKLIGCGSAIPTLNISNANLSKIVETSDEWIAVQTGIRNRRVLSGRTLEQLPSRVLAAMPRGKGEDELDAASTKV encoded by the exons ATGGCCGCCGCACCCTCACCCTCGCCTCTACTATCCTGCTCCCGCTCACCCcttcgctcctcctcctcccgaccCCAAGTGAACCGCGGCgctccctccaccgccgccgccgccgcgagatcTCCGGTTGCTCGCGCCATGGTCGCTGCCTCCGGCCTCGCGCTGCAGCGGGCGGCCGCACCCTGCCCGGCGCGCACGCGCGCTGGCCTCCGCCCCGCCTTCCTCCGATTCGTGCCGCCGGTGGCGCTGCCACCGCAGCAGCTCCGGTGCTGCGCGTCCACAGTCGGAGATGGCGTGGTGTCCGCAGAGGCCTCCAAGCCCCGCCTCCCCAG AGTGGTTGTCATGGGCTCAAAGCTCATTGGATGCGGATCGGCGATCCCGACACTTAACATTTCAAATGCTAACCTTTCAAAAATAGTTGAAACGTCAGATGAATGGATTGCGGTTCAAACTGGGATTCGGAATAGGCGAGTACTTTCAG GGAGGACACTCGAGCAGCTCCCGTCCAGGGTCCTCGCCGCCATGCCACGCGGGAAGGGTGAGGACGAGTTGGATGCGGCGTCGACCAAGGTCTGA